A genomic region of Eucalyptus grandis isolate ANBG69807.140 chromosome 5, ASM1654582v1, whole genome shotgun sequence contains the following coding sequences:
- the LOC120294084 gene encoding putative F-box protein At3g19560 translates to MEGLSDDLITKILERVPKKPLLGFRCMSKQWCRLIDERFYRKSLLYLFPMFSSSLYCIDLRWPGDFEEIENPLVWERIVLLGSCRGFLCIYNEDNGQVAIWNPSTRWCKHLPPADAEIAHRLGSLLAFTDLGMTIGMMSSYC, encoded by the coding sequence ATGGAGGGCCTTTCGGACGATCTGATCACCAAGATACTGGAACGAGTCCCGAAGAAGCCGCTGCTCGGGTTCAGGTGCATGTCCAAACAGTGGTGTCGCTTGATAGACGAACGTTTCTACAGGAAGTCGCTCCTCTACCTCTTCCCCATGTTTTCCTCGAGCCTCTACTGTATCGATCTGCGTTGGCCGGGTGACTTTGAGGAGATTGAGAACCCTCTTGTGTGGGAACGGATCGTGTTGCTAGGGTCTTGCCGTGGCTTCCTTTGCATTTATAATGAGGACAACGGCCAGGTTGCTATATGGAATCCGTCCACCAGGTGGTGTAAGCACTTGCCACCTGCAGATGCTGAGATAGCCCATAGATTGGGCTCCCTGCTTGCCTTTACGGATTTGGGTATGACTATTGGAATGATGAGTTCATATTGTTGA